The following is a genomic window from Fusibacter sp. A1.
AGAGCGCTGGCCTTGGACCGATAATGCTCATCTCACCTTTAAAGATATTGATGATTTGAGGTAGTTCATCTAAGCTTGTCTTTCTTAAGAATTTACCAACCTTTGTAATCCACTGATCCGGATTATCTAAAAGATGAGTAGGCATATCTGATGGTGTGTCAATACGCATTGTACGGAACTTCAATATATTAAAATGACTCTTATGAATCCCCACTCTCTTTTGCTTAAAGAGAACTGGACCTTTTGAGTCGATTTTAATTGCTATAATAAGTACTAAAAAAACAGGAGCTAAAATGATTAGTCCTAAACCTGAAAGTATGATATCTATTAATCTTTTGATTTTTAAGTAAACCATGATAGTTCCTCCTGCATCGGTTATGTATGTTTTGAGGTGTATAGAACACCTTATTTTCTTCTCTATATGTAGTGTTTTCATTGAATTTCACTACTATATCTTGCATAACTATATGAGTTGATTGGATGCTTAGACGTGTAATGCTTCTGTAACATTCACCCTTATACACCAACCTCTGAAACCCTTGCTATTACTGAATTACAGCCTCTTTATCCTTTCACCATACTCACGTCGATTGGGTCGGTAAATACATAAAGTTTACTTTTTTATCGACCACCATCTACCACCTTTTTCTGTAGGCAATGATATTACTAACTTTCAGCGGTAGTCGATAGTTTTTTATGTACCACTTTTTGCGAGAATTCTCAACCTACATATTGTAGTCATATATTTTTGACCCACTATATATAGTTATCCTTTCACCATACTCACGTCGATAAAAACATACAATCAAAAAGTTTGCGATTTTTCAGACTACATAGACTACATAGACTACAAAACTCTGAAACCTTTGATTTCACTAACTTTAATCTGTAGTCTGACTTTGTAATGCGACTACATTTCACTTTTTAATAATCCTTACATATTTTCATCACAACCAAGGCACTTCCTCCCCCGGTCCTTCTTCTTCCTCGCCTTCACTCCCACTACCATGAATGCTACACTTTACTTTTCCATCTTCATAACTGATGACTCCACCAGCTGGACACACCTCATCAAAGTTATCAATAAGAAATTGATTAAAGATACTATCCGCATGATCTATATCCTTTTCAACCAGAAAAGTTGAATACATTCTTTCTACAATTTTCTGATTAGCAACACATACACTTTCTTCAGCCTTGCTTCTAAATCCCGCTAATCTTGGAACAGCTACTGCAGCAAGAATTCCTAGGATTGCAATCACAACAATCAATTCTATTAAAGTAAACCCACCAGATTTTTTATCCATTGATTTCACCCTTATAAAATCCTACTCTTGCAACCCTTTCTCAATCTCTATCAAATTCCTCTCCCGCTTCAATTCCTTCTTTAATTCTTCCTCTGTAGGTAAATACGGAAGGTATTTAGCAGAAAATAGTTGCTTGCTTTCCTCTAACACAGAATATTTCACAACCGTTTCATTTCTTTCAGACGATAAGATAATCCCTATTGTTGGATTATCAGAATCGGATTTTATCTCTTTCTCAAAATACCTCACATAAAAATCCATTTGACCTATATCCTGATGACTCAATTTGCCAACCTTTAAATCAATAAGAATGAAGCACTTTAAGATATAATTGTAAAAAACTAAATCGATATAAAAATGATCTCCCTCAGCGGTTATTCTTTTTTGTCTTGCTACAAAGGAAAATCCTTTTCCGAGTTCTAAAAGAAATTTTTGCAGATTGTCCATCAAAGCTTTTTCAACTTCAATTTCGGTAAAATCTCGATTATCCTACAATCCCATAAATTCAAGCACAAATGGATCTTTGATGATGTCTTCCGCCTGTAATCCTTTTTCCAGCTGTTTAATTTCATTTCGAACGTTTTGCTTGTTCTGGCTTGCAAGAATTCTTTGATAATAGAACGAGTTAATTTGCCGTTCTAACTGTCTTACACTCCAATTGCCTTCTGCACATTCATCTACATAAAAACATCTAATATTTTCATCATCGATTTTCGACAAAAGTCTGTAGTGCGACCAAGACAATTGGTCACACAGTGTGTGACCTTTTGAAAAGGCAAGGTAAAACTGGCGCATATACTTTAAATTGGTAATAGTAAATCCTTTACCAAATTCTTTAGTAAGTTCTATTGATAAATTTTTAAGTAAATAGTCACCATATTCAGCACGTTCATTTCCGTCTTGAGCTTCTACAATCAGCTTACCTACATTCCAGTAAGCTTCAACCATGGCAAATTAACGGCTTTATAGGCTTTCTCGCGAGCACTGGTTAGAATTTCTTTTATAGAGAGATATATGCTTCTTTCTAAATTATCTTTAGCCAATTCTGCTCACCTTCTTTCATTTTGTTCATTTTCAGCACTTCTTCGGAACATCTTGTTCTATGTTCATTATAACTCACTATCAAGCTTCAACTATTCGAAATTTTCGAGTAGTTGCCTCAATCTATATGTTGCATAACAAACTTAATTCTAGACATCACTTATGCTACATCTTGTGGTTTTGGTCCTTTCACCATACTCACGTCGTCATATACATCCAAATAAAATGTTTACCTTTTTATCGCCCACCATCTACCACTTTTTAGAATATTCCTATGCCGCACATTATGTTTGAACATTCGTCCTCCACAACATCTATGCCTGCATTCTCATTTTTAAACTGTCAAGAAATCCTTGTCAGTTGCATCAATCCTCTTCTATACTTTCCACAAGTCTATCAAAATCACTCTTAAAT
Proteins encoded in this region:
- a CDS encoding sugar transferase, which codes for MVYLKIKRLIDIILSGLGLIILAPVFLVLIIAIKIDSKGPVLFKQKRVGIHKSHFNILKFRTMRIDTPSDMPTHLLDNPDQWITKVGKFLRKTSLDELPQIINIFKGEMSIIGPRPALWNQYDLIEERDKYGANDVPVGLTGWAQINGRDELEIDVKARLDGEYAEKIGLLMDVRCFFGTIFSVLRSDGVVEGGTGVKAKATEANPSNSKAEKSKI
- a CDS encoding type II secretion system protein gives rise to the protein MDKKSGGFTLIELIVVIAILGILAAVAVPRLAGFRSKAEESVCVANQKIVERMYSTFLVEKDIDHADSIFNQFLIDNFDEVCPAGGVISYEDGKVKCSIHGSGSEGEEEEGPGEEVPWL
- a CDS encoding PDDEXK nuclease domain-containing protein, with protein sequence MDNLQKFLLELGKGFSFVARQKRITAEGDHFYIDLVFYNYILKCFILIDLKVGKLSHQDIGQMDFYVRYFEKEIKSDSDNPTIGIILSSERNETVVKYSVLEESKQLFSAKYLPYLPTEEELKKELKRERNLIEIEKGLQE
- a CDS encoding DUF1016 N-terminal domain-containing protein, translating into MVEAYWNVGKLIVEAQDGNERAEYGDYLLKNLSIELTKEFGKGFTITNLKYMRQFYLAFSKGHTLCDQLSWSHYRLLSKIDDENIRCFYVDECAEGNWSVRQLERQINSFYYQRILASQNKQNVRNEIKQLEKGLQAEDIIKDPFVLEFMGL